The DNA window AGGGCGGCCGCGACGGCCTGGAGCTCTTCGGCGCTGTGACGGGCGAGGTTGGTGCCCTTGGGGAAATACTGGCGCAGCAGCCCGTTGGTGTTCTCGTTAGTCCCGCGCTGCCATGGGCTGCGTGGATCGCAGAAATAGATCTGCAGACCAGTGTCGAGCCGCAGCTGCACGTGCTGGGCCATCTCGATGCCCTGGTCCCAGGTCAAGGACCGCCGCAGCTGTTCAGGGAAGGTCGTGATCGTGCCGGCGATCGCGTCACGCACGGCCGCGGCACCGGCACCCGTGCGCGGCGGGCTGCTCCTCGTTCTCAGGCTCTCCACGCCTTCGAGCGGTGGGAGATGCAGCAGCATCGTGAACCGGCTTGACCGCTCGACCAGAGTGCCGATCGCCGACCGACCCGTCCCGAGGATCAGATCGCCCTCCCAATGACCCGGAACAGCCCGGTCAGCAACCTCAGCAGGTCGCTCACTGATCAACAGCTCGTCAGTCACGAAACTCCGGTTGCCGCTCGACGTCCTGGCCCTCGGCGCCCGCAACGCCCGGCCTGTCCGAAGGCACGCGGTCAGCTCTCGGCGCAGCGCTCCGCGGCCCTGCACATAGAGCGACTGATAGATCGCTTCGTGAGAGATCCGCATCGACTCATCATCGGGGAAGTCAACGCGAAGCCGACCGGCGATCTGCTCCGGACTCCATGACGTCCCCCAGCGCCGGTCCTTCCGCGGTCCATGACGCCGCCCCCGCCAGCCGACCTGCGGACCCGCAACGCTCCCCTCGGGCCGCTGCACAGCCCCGGCAAGGCGGTCCTGCACATAGCGACGCAATTCCGGGTTGACCGCCAGCTTCGCCGGCCTTGGCCGCCGGGCGCGACGGTCGGCATGCGTCTGCGCGGTGGAGGCCCGATACTGCGGCCGACCGGTGCGGACCGCAGCGTTGCGTTGCAGTTCCCTGGAAATAGTCGACGGCGCGCGACCCAGCTCACGCGCGATCTCTCGCACCCCACAATCACCAGCGAGCAGGACCGCGATCTCCTCCCGCTCCTCAAATGACAGATAACGCCCCGACACCGGCGCGAGGGTGAGAGGCGGCATCCCGCCAGCCTTCCGGAACCAGCGGACACCAACGCTCCACAAGACACCCGCCTCGGCAGACGCGTCAACAGTCGATGCCCCTCGGGCGATCGCTTCCCAGAACCGGACCCGGTGTTCCCGGCGCCCAGCCGGCGGACGCCCCTTGCCACGCGCCCCTGCAGCTGTGGCACGAACCAACGCAGCGTTTCTCCTCGGCATCGCAACTCCTCATCGTCCAGCGTTGCGACAACCGGTTGAATCCACCTGGTCGCGCTGGTGCTCTACGCCTACGCGACCGGGCAGCGCTCGGCGCGCGCGATCGAGCGCCACTGCCGCCGGGACGTCGCCTATCGGGTGATGACCGCCAACCGGGTTTCCGATCACGCGACGATCGCCCGTTTTATCTGTCGCCACGAGGCGGCGCTCGGCGAGCTGTTGGGATCGGTGCTTGTGCTGTGCGCGAGGGCCGGGCTGGTCTGGACGGGAGTGGTGGCGATCGACGCCACCAAGATCGCGGCCAACGCTGACCGGGAGGCGAATCTCGACTATGGGCGGATCGCGCGAGAGATCGTGGCCGAGGCGAAGGCGACCGACGAGGCCGAGGACGAGCTCTTCGGCGAGACGCGCGGCGATGAACTCCACGAGCAGTTGCGCACGCGCGAGGGCCGTCGGCGCTGGCTGGCCGAGGCCAGGCGCGAGCTCGAGCAAGCCGGGGATCGCGCCGATGAGCCTGCGTCGATGCCGCGCGGCGGGGCCAAGACCAGGGCCGCCGCGGCTGGCGCCGCGACGCCCGCCAGCGCCTGGACGAGCGCCGCGAGCGCCAGGCGCGCCCGATCCCGCGCTCGCGCCGGGCGCGGCTTG is part of the Gemmatimonadales bacterium genome and encodes:
- a CDS encoding IS30 family transposase, with translation MPRRNAALVRATAAGARGKGRPPAGRREHRVRFWEAIARGASTVDASAEAGVLWSVGVRWFRKAGGMPPLTLAPVSGRYLSFEEREEIAVLLAGDCGVREIARELGRAPSTISRELQRNAAVRTGRPQYRASTAQTHADRRARRPRPAKLAVNPELRRYVQDRLAGAVQRPEGSVAGPQVGWRGRRHGPRKDRRWGTSWSPEQIAGRLRVDFPDDESMRISHEAIYQSLYVQGRGALRRELTACLRTGRALRAPRARTSSGNRSFVTDELLISERPAEVADRAVPGHWEGDLILGTGRSAIGTLVERSSRFTMLLHLPPLEGVESLRTRSSPPRTGAGAAAVRDAIAGTITTFPEQLRRSLTWDQGIEMAQHVQLRLDTGLQIYFCDPRSPWQRGTNENTNGLLRQYFPKGTNLARHSAEELQAVAAAL
- a CDS encoding transposase, translating into MLYAYATGQRSARAIERHCRRDVAYRVMTANRVSDHATIARFICRHEAALGELLGSVLVLCARAGLVWTGVVAIDATKIAANADREANLDYGRIAREIVAEAKATDEAEDELFGETRGDELHEQLRTREGRRRWLAEARRELEQAGDRADEPASMPRGGAKTRAAAAGAATPASAWTSAASARRARSRARAGRGLRSQGAGSRRSSRPSAPPTRPTRPSGRAGSAAIGGASAAGRLTPTRRPRPRPGRSTRPTPIRA